Genomic DNA from Halanaerobiales bacterium:
CATAGAAATATAATAATGCAAACGTTTGAATGAAAGAGGGATATTATGAAAAAAATTACTATTAAAGATGTAGCCAATAAAGCCAATGTTTCTCCTTCTACAGTTTCTAGAGTAATAAGTGATAATCCTAATATTAGTCAGGATACTAAAGATAAAGTTAGAAAAATTATGAAGGATTTAAATTATCATCCCAATGCTATAGCCAGAAGTTTAGTAAATCAAAAAACTAATACTTTAGGACTTGTTATGTCTAGACCTACTGAAATGGCGTTTGCAAACCCTTTTTTCTCTGAAGTTATACAGGGAATAGCTCAAAGTACTAAAGAAAGACATTATCATTTAATGATCTCCGCCGCAGAAAATTATAAAACTGAATATGAAGAAACAATAAAATTATACAAAGATGGTAGAGTAGATGGTCTTATATTAATGGCATCCAGAGTTAATGATAAATTAATTAGTTCTTTAAAAGATATTAATTGTCCCTTTGTTTTGATTGGACGCTGTCCTGAATTTACTGATATTCCAAGGGTAGATAATGCAAATATTGAAGCTGCTTATAAAATGACTGATTTTTTAGTTAAAAAAGGTAGTAATAAAATTGCATTAATTTCAGGACCTTCTGATTATATTGTTAGTAGAGATAGAATCAAGGGATATAAAAATGCTTTAGAAGATAATGGTCTTAGTTTTTCAGATGAATTAATAGAATATGCAGAATTTGATTATGATTCTGGTTATAAAGCTACTGAAAAACTATTAAAAAATGATCTATCTAAAGTTGATCATATCTTTGCTCTTGATGATCTCCTTGCAGTTTCTGCAATAAATTGTCTTATTGATAATGGATACAGTATTCCAGAAGATATAGGAGTTGTTGGTTTTAA
This window encodes:
- a CDS encoding LacI family DNA-binding transcriptional regulator translates to MKKITIKDVANKANVSPSTVSRVISDNPNISQDTKDKVRKIMKDLNYHPNAIARSLVNQKTNTLGLVMSRPTEMAFANPFFSEVIQGIAQSTKERHYHLMISAAENYKTEYEETIKLYKDGRVDGLILMASRVNDKLISSLKDINCPFVLIGRCPEFTDIPRVDNANIEAAYKMTDFLVKKGSNKIALISGPSDYIVSRDRIKGYKNALEDNGLSFSDELIEYAEFDYDSGYKATEKLLKNDLSKVDHIFALDDLLAVSAINCLIDNGYSIPEDIGVVGFNDQPIAKYINPKLTTVKVPIQEMGKKAAEMLIKIINDKSYHGEEIIIPTQIISRQTHRD